One genomic region from Verrucomicrobiota bacterium encodes:
- a CDS encoding ECF-type sigma factor produces the protein MSPSSQKDGSTPDSDFYELVYEELRQLAHAKMSKEYVYSTIQSTALVHEAWLKLGGDEQPQWSDRSHFFAAAAEAMRRILIDRARKRRRKRHGGDLNRVALENLDALHDRADADDQLIRINEALEKLALKDERKAELVKQRFFFGLSLEEAAQSLGVSPTTAQRWWTYARSWLYNEISNE, from the coding sequence ATGTCTCCTTCCTCCCAAAAAGATGGCTCCACTCCCGACAGCGACTTCTATGAGCTTGTCTACGAAGAACTCAGGCAGCTGGCTCATGCCAAGATGTCGAAAGAGTATGTCTATTCGACCATACAGAGCACTGCCCTGGTCCACGAAGCCTGGTTGAAATTGGGAGGAGATGAACAACCTCAATGGAGCGATCGTTCCCACTTCTTCGCGGCGGCGGCGGAGGCCATGCGCCGCATATTGATCGATCGGGCACGTAAGCGAAGAAGAAAGCGGCACGGTGGAGACTTGAACCGCGTAGCACTGGAGAATCTGGATGCCCTGCATGACCGTGCAGATGCAGACGACCAGCTCATTCGGATCAACGAGGCCCTTGAAAAATTGGCACTAAAAGATGAGCGCAAAGCCGAGTTGGTAAAACAGCGTTTCTTCTTTGGACTTTCCCTGGAGGAAGCGGCGCAATCCCTGGGAGTCTCTCCCACCACCGCTCAACGTTGGTGGACCTATGCACGCTCCTGGCTCTACAATGAAATTTCAAATGAGTAG
- a CDS encoding serine/threonine-protein kinase: MTDNFDNREETLFQKCLDVPPEDWEQFLESSCPDDRELRETVLRLLKANQKADGFLEAETSQELLESDSSGIAAELQRIAPAGEGPGDQIDRYRLLELIGEGSWGSVWMAEQTEDIERRVALKILKLGLDTKDFLARFEAERQMLAMMDHPNIAHVLDAGATSYGRPYFVMELIRGMPVLDYADRERLSIEDRVELFIQICQATQHAHQKGIIHRDLKPSNILVAEVDDKPLPKIIDFGIAKTTQFHLTDKTVYTQFHTFLGTPIYSSPEQLEFSGLEVDHRTDIYSLGALLYELLCGRTLFDPEHLSKQSLENLRAIIREEDPPTPSLRLARLSPDEKVTIADKRVCPPTKVESRLKGDLDRIVMKCLEKDRSRRYESARALAQDLQAFLENKPVSTAAPVPAIVSKNLSHANGQLTPSGWKCRWSLSPALP; the protein is encoded by the coding sequence GTGACTGATAATTTCGACAACCGGGAAGAGACCCTCTTCCAGAAATGTTTGGACGTTCCTCCCGAGGATTGGGAGCAGTTCCTGGAATCTTCATGCCCGGATGATCGCGAGCTCAGAGAAACCGTGCTGCGTCTGCTCAAAGCCAATCAAAAAGCGGACGGTTTTTTAGAAGCTGAAACATCACAGGAATTACTGGAATCCGATTCCTCCGGAATCGCTGCCGAATTACAGCGGATCGCTCCCGCTGGTGAAGGTCCGGGAGATCAAATCGACCGCTACCGTTTACTGGAATTGATAGGGGAAGGCTCCTGGGGTTCCGTCTGGATGGCTGAGCAAACAGAAGACATCGAAAGGCGGGTAGCCTTGAAGATCCTAAAGCTCGGGCTGGACACCAAGGACTTCCTGGCCCGCTTTGAAGCGGAACGGCAAATGCTGGCCATGATGGATCATCCCAATATCGCACACGTGCTTGATGCGGGAGCCACCTCTTACGGACGGCCTTATTTTGTGATGGAACTGATCCGGGGAATGCCCGTTCTGGATTATGCGGATAGAGAGCGATTGAGCATCGAGGACCGAGTGGAGTTGTTCATCCAGATATGCCAGGCCACCCAACATGCGCACCAGAAAGGGATCATTCATCGCGATCTGAAACCCTCCAATATTCTGGTAGCGGAAGTAGACGACAAGCCACTCCCCAAGATCATTGATTTCGGTATCGCCAAAACCACTCAGTTTCATTTGACCGATAAAACGGTCTATACCCAGTTTCACACTTTCCTGGGAACTCCCATTTACAGTAGTCCTGAGCAACTAGAATTCAGCGGCCTCGAAGTAGATCACCGGACTGACATCTATAGCCTGGGTGCTTTACTCTATGAACTTCTATGCGGCCGCACACTTTTTGACCCGGAACACCTGAGCAAACAAAGCCTGGAGAACCTGAGGGCGATCATCCGGGAAGAAGATCCGCCCACACCATCACTCCGTCTCGCCCGCCTATCCCCAGACGAGAAGGTAACAATCGCTGATAAACGTGTATGCCCTCCCACCAAAGTGGAGTCCCGGTTGAAAGGCGACCTCGACCGCATCGTCATGAAGTGCCTGGAAAAGGACCGCAGTCGCCGCTACGAATCGGCCCGTGCGCTGGCACAGGACCTGCAAGCCTTTCTGGAGAACAAACCCGTCTCCACAGCAGCCCCAGTACCAGCTATCGTATCAAAAAATTTATCACACGCAAACGGCCAGCTTACGCCATCTGGTTGGAAGTGTCGCTGGTCATTGTCGCCTGCCTTGCCTTGA